CTCCACTCTACCAGCCGTCCCATGAGTCCCTCCAGCCATTCCGTGAACTGCTCCACTCCGCCAGCCActcagcaatatatcttcagcccccccccccgccccacaactacttaacacagctctcagtgatttcagctcttagtaattttagctctttagtgatttcagcttgtagtaggggagcctcagtgctggtgcaccattggcccaaagtgaattcagctcagcagcctgtaattagactcctaatggaattaaaattagctctgatgttcatagactcatagactttaaggtcagaagggaccattatgatcatctagtctgaccgcttGCACAATGCAggtcacagaatctcacccacccactcctgtaacaaaccccaaacctatgtctgagttattgacgtcctcaaatcatggtttaaagacctcaaggtgcagagaatcctccagccagtgacccgtgccccatgctacagaggaaggcgaaaaccccccagggcctctgccaatctatcctggagaaaaattccttcctgaccctaaatatggtgatcagctaaaccctgagcatgtgggcaagactcaccagccagacacccaggaaagaattctctgtagtaactcagatccctccccatctaacatcccatcacaggccattgggcatatttactgctaataatcaaagatcaattaatttcccaaattaggctatcccatcataccatcccctccataaacttatcaagcttagtcttgaagccagacatgtcttttgaccccactactccccttggaaggctgttccagaacttcacttctctaatggttagaaaccttcatctaatttcaagtctaaacttcctaatgtccagtttatatccatttgttcttgtgtccacattggtactgagcttaaataattcctctccctccctggtatttatccctctgatatatttatagagagcaatcgtatctcccatcagccttcttttggttaggctaaacaagccaaactctttgagtctcctttcataagacaggttttccattcctcggatcatcctagtggcccttctctatacctgttccagtttgaattcatccttcttaaacatgggagaccagaactgcacacaatattccagatgaggtctcaccagtgccttgtataatggtactaacacctccttatctctactggaaatacctcgcctgatgcatcccaagaccgcatatcacattggcggctcatagtcatcttgtgatcaaccaatactccgaggtccttctccttctctgttacttccaactgatgcatccccaatttataaccagatttcttgttattaatccctaaatgcatgaccttgcacttttcactattaaatttcatcctattactattactccagtttacaaggtcatccagatcttcctgtatgatatcccggtccttctctgtattagcaatacctcccagctttgtgtcatccgcaaactttattagcacattcccactttttgtgccaaggtcagtaataaaaagattaaacaagtttggtcccaaaaccgatccctgaggaactccactagtaacctccttccagcctgacagttcacctttcactaTGACCCagtgtagtctcccctttaaccagttccttatccacctttcaattttcatattgattcccatcttttccaatttagctaataattccccatgtggaaccatatgaaatgccttaatgaaattgaggtaaattagatccactgcgtttcctttgtctaaaagatctgttaccttctcaaagaaggagatcaggttggtttggcacgatctaccttttgtaaaaccatgttgtattttgacccaattaccattgacctcaatgtcctaactactttctccttcaaaattttttccaagaccttgcatactacagatgtcaaactaacaggcctatagttactcggatcacttttttttcctttcttaaaaataggagcTATGTTAGcagttctccagtcatacggtacaactgatttattaaaaattcttgctaatgggcttgcaatttcatgtgccagttcctttaatatttttggatgaagattatctgggccccccaatttagtcccattaagctgttcgagtttggcttctaccttggatgtggtaatatctacctccatatcctcattcccatttgtcatccgaccattatccctaagcttagcctcattagcctcattaaagactgaggcaaggtatttgtttagatattgggccatgcctagattatcctttacctccactccatcctcagtgtttagcggtcccacttcttctttctttgttttcttcttatttatatggctatagaaccttttactactgGTTTTAATTcatttgcaaggtccaactctacatggcttttggcctttctcactttatccctacatgttctgacctcaactttccttgctaatccctcccatcttccactccttgtaggctttctgcttttccttaatcacctctctgagatgcttgctcatccagcttggtctacaactcctgcctatgaattttcccccctttcttgggatgcaggcgtctgatagtttctgcaactttgacttgaagtaattccaggcctcctccgcctttagatacacaagttcttcagtccaatccactttcctaactaatttccttaattctttaaagttagcccttttgaaatcaaaaaccctagtcccagatctatttttgtttatccttccatctagtttgaactgaattagctcataatcactcgaaccaaggttgtcccctacaaccatttcttctatgaggtcctcactactcaccaaaaccaagtctaaaatggcatcccctcttgttggttcttcaactacttggtgaaggaatccatcagctatcacatccaggaaaatctgagccctattattattattagtactTGTCCTCctgtctatatctgggaagttaaagtctcccatgatcacacaattcccattagtgtttacttcattaaaaacattaaagaggtctctatccagaTCCAGATCGGATCCCGGcagtctgtagcacaccccaagcactatcccaggggaggctctagtagctttctttcccaatgtgatttttgcccagacagactctgtcttctccagtccatcccttcttatttctttacagtctacctcatcatggatatacaatgctactccaccacctttgcctttatttctgtctttcctaaacagcacatacccttcaatacctgtactccagtcatgactactattccaccatgtttctgttatccctataatatctgctttcacttcctgcaccagtagctctagttcccCCATTTTGTTACCagattctttcccgctcccgttaggatcctcttcagcctcaagtccacatcccgtatcttagcacccagcagacagcacagccttctgttctccggatcagctctagttacaggtctgtctattcttctcagtaaggagtccccaatcacgtagacctTCCTTTTCTTGTTGATGGTGCGAGTCtctggtctatcccctgttccctctggctgaaagtcctctcgattcctattgtcccttgcaatcctctgcaacccatcccatatcctcctggggctcatatttggtggtgttatctccattgactcttcccctcttcctataggaccagctgctcttctcttcttccttgccctctcaccttcagcaaccatctgctgtgccccttcttcattttccaactccacaaacctgttcctgagctctatttctccttcactagcccgtcttttcctctgcccggttctcttagtcacatgcttccactgtccactttcctcacccagcagtctcccctcagaaatctttggtcctgcttccatctgcaagtctgagcttctcccttcagcctccttatgtctttgctccatcatctgctcaaacccccttctaaactcaaccaaagtttccacctgcatctctaatcctcggatcttttcttccatcagttctatcaggcggcacttcatgcagacaaaacCCTTTTCAGGTaacccctccaggatcatgtacatgccgcagcttccacatccagtcatcctcattgtgtcttccactgctgcctctgtatcagTCACAGCCTTCCCACCTAAAACCTGTTAGCCcaggaaacacaaaccaaaccaaaacaccaccacccacagcaaaacaaaccccaacGGGCACCAGAACACCAcccactcccttcactagcctgtctattCCTCTGCCAAGCTCTCTTAGTCTCCCCCACAAACTCCCCCatttacaaaaggaaaaaagtgtAATTGGTATCTCAGCCCCTCAAGAGAGCCCATATCATCCAGTACAAatgcccatcccccacctctcttaattcactgggttttggaacccatgtcccttgtctagcaagtgctacttagtcgATGGCGAgttcctctgtcataaaacagtttcattgtccttgattcacataatcagggtaacaaccctttattcttcctgcctcaATAACAGAGAAACCAGGGATCCCACAGCaaccaaagtgaccatttgggcggctgtgggctcatgctaggcggaatgggtgtgcctatgcaaacaagatcagccctgaagttttttttcacaactcaccacaattcaccaccagatgtcagggtagagctcatcctgactctgcttacataaacacacacacaggtcaCACTTACACACAGTtcgtataaacacacacacaattcacaTAAACACAAAATTCCTATAAACATAGGCACAGTTCATACAAACTAGGGCTGCCAATAGTCCCGTATGACAAGGGATGTCccttatttaaatagaaaattgcCTGTCCCGGACGCAGTCAGCGCAGGACGCCTTTTATCCCATATTTCAACAGCAGGGCCAGTACTCACGGGAGCATCTCTCCATTCCCCTCccactagggtaaccagatgtcccaattttagggacagtcccgatttttgggtttttttcttaccccctacccccgtcccaatttttcacgcttgctgtctggtcaccctacctaccaCCCCGGCCTtcagtgcagccccagggcaCACGGCCCCGTACGCTGGCCCTGCCCATCAGCAACTGCACGGGGAAAGTGGACGGAGCCGTGCTCGGGGGCTGGAGTCAGTGGGGGTCCTGTCCAGCAGGGGCCAGTACTCACCAGGGCATCTTTGCACTTCCCGCCCAGCCTGGtccttcagctctgcatgggGAAATCAGACAAGACTGCGCTCCAGGACCAGGGGCAGGAAGGGCCTGTGCCTGGCAGGGGGGTCAGACCTCCCGGGCTGCAGCCTCCCCACTGACAGAGTCTCTGCCAATGTCCCcagcagcaagaaatacccctgGCGAATGTAGGTGAGTCCTGCTGGTTATTATTAATGATAATATCGgaaggaggagggcaggggggctAAGAAACAGTCCCTGATTTTAGAATTGCTATGTTTGCAACCCTACCAAACACACACAATTCACATAAACACACAGTTCACACAACCCCCCCCCGACAACTCACGTTCACACACAAGCGTCTCATATAAACACCCAGTTCACACAAACCACACACGCAATTCACATACACACCCATACAGTTCATAgctagcaacacacacaaaccatctcctccaaccccaccaataccccccggctcctccccgtAATCACACTGGGCTCTGACCTGGCCCCCTGCTAAGTCTGGACCAGGACCCTTCCAAGCAGGGAGCCTCTGCAGCAGTAGAGTGTTCGAGCTGCTTAGAAGTGGACGTTTCCGTCTCACGGGGCTTGTGCCAAAACCGCTCAAAAAAATTCCACATGCAGGCGATAAGCTCGAAAGCTGCCGTGTGGGTTGGCATCCTGCGGCATAGTCTGTGGAGCAAATTGGGGGTCCTCTGATAAAGGGATGCTCAGGATTCAGCCCCTCAAAAGGACCCTTTATTTTATGTCAACTTTCTTAGGCATTTTAGCAGGGATGGGGACATCCAAACTGTTAAAAAATCCATATGCATGGTCCAAGCACCTAGAAAATTGGCACACCAATTCAGGGCCTGGGATATACTTTGCAGTGCAAATTTGAGGCAATTTAATAAAGGGGTTCCTGAGACACCGCTCTCCCGAAAGAACACATATTTAATATTTCAACTTGCTTATCATGCTTTTTTTGCACCGAGACAGAGACTTTTAATCCTTCTTGAAACCTACATGATTAGTCAGATTACCTTGAAATTTGATATGCTGGTTCCGGGTCCATGGCAGAGTTTGTGATGCAAATTTAGAGTCATTAGATGAAGAAGTTCCTGAGATACAGCCCCTCTAAACAGCCCATTTTTAATATTTCAGCTTTCTGACACATTTTAGCAGAGACGGGGATATCCAAACTGTTCTAAAATCCATGAGCATTGTCTGAGCACCTTGAAAATTGGCACACTAATTCAGGGGCTGGGGGAAGTTTTTGTTACAGATCTAGGGTCATTTTATAAAGGGGTTCCTGAGATACAACCCCCCAAAATGacccatttttaaaatttcaatgtGCTTATCGTACTTTTTTGCAGAGAGACAGAGGTTTTCAATCCTCTCTGAAGACCAGATGCTTAGTCAAATTACCTTGAAATTTAACATGCTGGTTCAAAGGCCATGGCAAGGTTTGTGATGCAAATTCGGAGTCCGTTTTTAACAGGTTTTTCGACATACAGCTCTCCCAAaatgacaattttaaaaaaataatcagctTCCTGATCACACTTCTTTGCCCAGAGCTAGGGAAAAATCCATAGGCATGGTCCACTTCAGTCTTTTCGTACTGGAGAGCCCCAGTCAGGAGGTGGGTTTAGTGCACAGAACCAGCACCCAAACCCAATACTTAACCAGCTCTCAGACTTTTTTCTGTCCAGATCCCAGACCCCTGAGTGCAAAACAGACAGGCTCTCCCACAGAAAACCCTCTCTAGCTTTGGGGAAGGTGCACTAGGCTGGAAACCAGGAGAATTTCCAGTGACCAATGAGCATCTCACAGCTCTTACTATTAACTACGGCTTCATATCCCTCCTAGCAATTgtaaccccacccctgcccatcccGTTCTCCGTCCCAGTACAGGGTTGTTTAACACAGGGTAAGTCTGCCTGGTGGTCTTTTGTACACAACTTTGGGACACCGGACATGAGGTCCCTCCATGGGCTGCCTCAATGCATCACGTACTGGTGCATGTCCACCTCAGCCCAGATCCATAGATGCTGACTCTTATTTTTCCCCGCGGGTAGTCCACCCCCTCTtcacccgaggccccgccccattccaaagCATTGAGTCCCTTGTGGAGAATGAGACCAAACCTAAAAGCTTGATGCTAAATgaaggcagggcaggctcccagATTTTGGAGCACAGACGCAGGCCCAGAGGCGCCAGGCCTGGGGATACGGTCAAAGATCAGTGATGGTCATTGGGGTGAAAAGTTCCGAGGCTTCAGAGAATGGGCCCTGTGGCTCCTGGCTGGGCTCCCAGCTCAGCTGTCTCCTGCCCCAGAGCCGGATGAGGCCAAgcgagctggggggagggtgggctcGGGGACTGGGGTCCCGCAATCAGTAGGTGCTCTGGGAATCATCCTGCCAAGTTCTCTTGCGGAGGAGGTCCCAGGTCActgaagggtggggggagctgggaggggcaTGGGGAAGAACCATAgcgggttagagcagggtggctgggaaccaggattccagggttctatccccagctctggtcatttctttctctttctgttgcatgctctgtctctctccgACAGCCCCCACCAAAGCTGCTCTCACAGtcacccctgccacccaacctcCTGCCGTGCTCCCCATCACGCTCCAGGCACTTCATCCTGGGCCCCAGCGCACACTGGCCCTGTTAGTGGGGGGCATCAGGGACAGTCCAGATAATCCCCGCAATAACCTGGGGCTGGGGCTTAGGATCAGGGGATCCCACTGAACGCAGGAGCAAAGGAAATCAGGGCTGGATGATTAGAGAAAAAGGTTTTATTGGAGACAGCCTGGACATGTTATAGAGTGTGGGACCTGGGGCTGAAATCCCATCCACAGGGACGGAACGGAAAGGGCCAGGAGACCGGCAGATCGATTGTGTGATGCTGTGGGTCAGGCATCTCTCTCGCCATGGGCAGTGTGATCAGTGCATGGGGGTCAGCAGGCTCAGTGTCGGGAGTGAGGTGCTATGACCAGTTCCCACTCTGCTGCTTGGGTCTCCACGGTATGTAGGGAGCTGGTGATCCAAGCAGTAGCTGCCCTAGGGAGCAGCTCATGGGGTGGCGATGTCCGTGTAAGGGGGAGGAGTGCAGGCAACAGCGTCAGTGTGGGTGTTGGTGGCAGTAGTTGGATCACCTGGAGGCACCATGTTCTGGTAAATGACCACAGACTGCAGGAAAAGGTAAACCTATCAGGACAGGACTCAAGCGTGCCTCTCAAACCAGCAACAGCCCAGTGATGTGCTCCCAGtatagaaccctggagtcctagctcccaatctctccccccatccacacacacatactttagCCCActagacgggggggggggggaagaatagctcagtggtttcagcattggcctgctaaacccagcgttgtgagttcaatccttgagggggccatttagggaactggggtaaaaaaaaaactgtctggggatttgtcctttgagtagggggttggactagatgacctcctgaggtcccttccaaccctgatattctcttcTATGATTCTCACTCCCATCCCAAGatggaaattgaacccaggtgtcctggctcccaccacTCCTCCTGTAAGCCAATAGACACCCCTCCACCGTCCCTGTCATTAATACAGGCCCCAGGGTGACGCATCATTACCACTTCGCTGTAGCTGTTCCGGCAGACGGCTTTGCACCCAAAGGCTGCAGTGGAGATGGAGACAACGAATTCCAGGAAGGTGAACAGGAACAGAACCGTGATGCAGGCCATGGTTACCTTCTGCCAACGGGAAACTGTTGAATTCCCTACAGGGCAAAgtccccatgtcccattccctcaACCTCACCCCCGAAGCCAGCCACGCCCCCATCCTGGGGCTGGATCAAAGCCAGCACTcttggaggggaaaggcccctgccagctgggtAAGGCAGTCCCTCGGGTAGCCATGGGAGGCAGGTGGATCCCCTTGGGAGCAGGGGGATGGATGCGCTGACAGCCCTGCCCTCGTGCTGCAGTACCAAGTACTCACATAAGCCATGCATTCCTCCGGGTACCAGTTACACCTGTACTGATACCTGGATTCCATCAAGCTGACCAGGTACAGGATCATGGCACATCCGGCCAGCACCGAGCTGATGATGTTCATTCCCAGGCTGCCTTTCACCTGGATGGGAGACGGGGGTGGAGAGAGGCGTGCGCTGAGAGCCCAGCTGGACACACGTGGACAACATGGCACagagcccagccccaccctggctgtgGGAAGAGCCCACACAATGACATCCCATTATTGTGATCATAATGTTCACTCCCATTGCTGTAGCAGTACAGCCTAATGGCCAAACCCTCGCTCAGACGGAACATTTAGGGGCTAAATCGCGAAGCTGGATTGAGGTACGGTTCAAATAATTCAACCACTTTGGAAAGAACGAGTGATTGTGGGTataagataaatagatagatagaggggtgtgtgggatagatagatagagggggtgtacagggacagatagatagatagataggaaggaaggaaggaaactgaggcatcaaTTCGTACCAGTTGTATCTTGGGATTCTTTGCAGCCGCCACTGAGAGGGCCCCCGAGATGATGTACTGTGGAGGGAAAAGAGAAAGGGTTAGAAGCAGGGCTGTGCCTGTGTCTAGCGCTCACGGAGCACAGCGGGGTGGATAGGTGCTATGCATGCTGGGAAATACTAGACAAGGGTGAGCTTGGGAGAGGTAGTCCAGCAGGAGACAGGGTAAAGGCCGGTGGCCACATGGGAACCAATGTCTGTGCTGATCCACCCACAGCCTGCACGTCTGTATAGTTCTCTCCGGCGCCCTGGCAAGCTGCCTGGTGGGATTAGAGCCCCACGTATTCTATTGTAGGGTCTGCTGCTAGCGCCACCTAGAGGTAAGGTTGCCCAACacatcccattataagaccctactTTCAGGTGCTGATAACTTTGCCAAGCATTAACTAttagggctgaaatttcccattctCAGCCTGCTGCAGGCTCAATTTGGGGGATAAATTTCAGTCCAAATTGTTCAGCCATTGCTGAGAATGAGGCTGGGGAAagtatgttgttttgcccatggtAAAAATAATTCTTACAACCATTTCACTGAGAAGCTCTAGTGCCTGCATACTTTGGAGCAGGGCCTGGAAACGTAGCAGGGGAGGTCACCCTAGGGacaaggatgtgccttttgctgttccatAAAAagttcactcaaatttggccaaattataagcaTTTGAAAAATTTCCATTGGCACATGCTCCGTGGAGATGTGTTAGAATTTGGCAGCTAGATTCTCCAAagggtctgtctgcactgagcatgctccaatcCTTCCCTGCTCCTACATGTGACCCGATGGCagagggcagggtggggtggagacTTACCAGCAACCCACTCCATATCGGGACGTGCACACTCAACGCCAATATCCAAAAATAGGAGTTGACCATAGCCATCACCATCCCGACAGCAAACTGCACAGCTCCAACTAGGATCTGGGTGATCTACCAGGAAGCGAAGCCAAGAATTTCATCACTGCACCCCAAGCTCGCTAGGGGTCGCTTTCCCCTTGGTGCTCTTAACAGGTCCCTCTGTCTTGGGTATTTATCTGGTGCCCATCAtccagagccgtcccttgggtacggCAAATCGGGGCCCCGCGCAGGCGGGGAGGtgaggcag
Above is a window of Chrysemys picta bellii isolate R12L10 chromosome 20, ASM1138683v2, whole genome shotgun sequence DNA encoding:
- the LOC101938211 gene encoding membrane-spanning 4-domains subfamily A member 4D-like encodes the protein MATTVTASSAGPITIINRFITQPHMASAAIPAKPQPLEKFHKGEPLALGITQILVGAVQFAVGMVMAMVNSYFWILALSVHVPIWSGLLYIISGALSVAAAKNPKIQLVKGSLGMNIISSVLAGCAMILYLVSLMESRYQYRCNWYPEECMAYKVTMACITVLFLFTFLEFVVSISTAAFGCKAVCRNSYSEVSVVIYQNMVPPGDPTTATNTHTDAVACTPPPYTDIATP